In the Bacteroidota bacterium genome, TCATTACTGAGCAATATCCCAATAACCGGAACACATTGAAAATGTTCGACCGTTTTAAAGGTGAGGTGATCATGGTTCACAATGAAAATAATGAACATCACTGTACGGGTTGTGGTATTTGTGCTATGAATTGTCCAAACGGTTCAATAGAAGTGATTTCAAAAACTATTGAGGTGGATGGCAAAAAGAAGAAGGTTATAGACAAGCATATCTATCATCATGGAATGTGTACGTTCTGCGGTTTGTGTATTAAAACATGCCCGCAACATGCTTTGGCATTTGCACCGACTTTTGAAAATTCGGTTTATGACCGTTCCAGATTAAATAAAATTCTTAACCATCCGGGTTCATCCCTGATTAAAGAAAAAGAAGCCTGATTA is a window encoding:
- a CDS encoding 4Fe-4S binding protein, with the protein product MNSIKKYFVDLFKGVISLVKGMSVTGHYFVHPGEIITEQYPNNRNTLKMFDRFKGEVIMVHNENNEHHCTGCGICAMNCPNGSIEVISKTIEVDGKKKKVIDKHIYHHGMCTFCGLCIKTCPQHALAFAPTFENSVYDRSRLNKILNHPGSSLIKEKEA